Below is a window of Cheilinus undulatus linkage group 8, ASM1832078v1, whole genome shotgun sequence DNA.
AGCTTTCTGTGGAGGCAGCCTCTCCCTAAAACACgtcaaggaaagaaaaagacgTGTAAAAGGGAAACAATTTCTGATGAATGCACAAAATGCAAGTTGTAAAATTGTGAACATATCTTACGTGCGTATGAGGTTCCAGTACTGGAGTGTATGCCATGTTGCTATACTCGCCCTCTGCAGATGAGTCCCCTCAGCGGCAGGCCAGCAGTGCTCCAGGTAGGGTGCTGGGCCACCAAAGTTCACATTCAGCTGAGAAGGGATGCGGACTTCCAAATATGCAGCATCTAACCACCACTCTTCCAGCTGGAGAACAAAAATCACTCAGCTAAGTAAAACATGCATCAATGAATAGGAAATCTGTAACACTGAAAAGAAATTTACTGTTCTGTAACTCACCCAGTTCTTCTTTGCCTTGGCTCTTTGCAGCAGTttctgatgcagctctttaccAACACCCGTTTGAAATTTCTTCACAATGTCTAATGTAGCCTTGTACTCTGTCTCAGATGCAAATGGACGAACTGATGGGAGACAAGGTGATGCAAATGAGTCAGTCAGTCAAGTAAGAGCACCAGCATATAGTCATTGCAAACATTTCAAGTCTCTCCAAGcatttttagagtaaaaactgtgaaataagtaatttattttccaaaacAAGCAACTTTGTTCAGAATTATTTTTATGTCCTTAAAGTCCCcgtgaagtgaaaaaaaaaatatttaggcCTATTTCAGGTGTGTTTTATGACAACCACCAGAACAAATTTcactcatgaaaaacatctcaaagtttGTAAAGTTATGGTAAAGCTatgcttcaaaatcatgaaaaacgaGGCAGAATAATCTGCTCCAGGATCATGTGGGCTGAAGCCAAGCCCACTCATGAAAAATGATTCTGATCAGAGttcagctgcctggctctgcaccagagcagagagacagaagttcaggattaaatgtattgttttcattttacaggaactttaGCTATACCAACCTAAATGGGGTTTTTCCAACCAGGTTTTACAAATGGTTATTTCTGCTGCACTTTAACATGAGGAGTGTATGCAATTTTTGGTGTTTCCACAGCCAAGacaaaaattttggatttcatttaAAAGATAAGAGCAGGACTAAAGGGCATAAGATAACACAACACTTCTTTATTCTTTGCAGTATTTGCTGGAGTGAAACTAATGTCACAAGAGTAACTCTATGGCATATAACCTACCTGCATCCAGGTACTTTGTAATGCTGCTCTCTAGCGAGGGGACAGGCAGGGACGGCAGGCTGTTTTGGTACTGGAAAGTCCGCTCAGGCATCGACTGTGACAAATTATTTGCCATTTCTTCTCCCTGTAGTATAATTTAACAATTAAACAATCTGGAATCAATCATTCTCGGGAATCAAATTCTTCAAATCTTAAAAGTCTTCTAGAAACTAAGGGTAGAAAATCTGTTAATATGGATAAAAGCCATCTATGTATTCTGCTCAGCAGCAATGACAGTCTTTAATTACTGTATAGGTCTACAAACCACATTATCTTTGTATCTTTGTTCACTATTGAAGTTATTTACTATATCTGCCACAATCAGTATACTTAATACTCAACTGTATGCCCATGAATGCTGAACTATTGAGCTGCAACCTTATATGGTCTtttcattaaaaccattaaacacCTCAAAGTTTTAGTTGCCACGTGTTTTCAAATAAAACGACTTTGTAATTTTGACGACTGATACTTTGTGAAAGTACaaaagctttccaaaaactaGACATACTTTCAtaagccaggctgttgtgaaAGAAGTAAgtccatcaaaaattgcagtcAGAGCCCTGGTTACTATCTATATTGTACAAATATACCAGTCATCTGCCTGCATTTTTTGATCATTCAAACAAGTTATAATCCAATAGTGGATTAGTCCAGAAGTCCAGGACTTCTGCTTTTGTTCCCATGTTGGTGAAACatgcatcagtattaatttgaACTTGGAAAGTACATCTGTAAATCCATTCTGTCTCCAAggaaaaacaccaaataatgcATCCAGAGAACAGAATCAGGGCAATATCCTTTAATAATCAAAACCAGAAACAATACCAACAAAAGCTTCTTAACAGTAACACTTCGCAAGTGTATATATCTGTATATCATGTTTACTGCCTGTACATTTAGAGGAAAACCaaccagagtcaaattccttgttttCCGTAAGCGTACTTGGActataaagctgattctgatgtCAAACCCACTCTGGCCCCTGGACTACACCTCACTATGCCTGTTGACTTCTGTAGTCTCAGGAATCCATCGCACTCATCTCATATGCACATAGGCACAAATTAATCTACCACCTGTAATGTAaattactgtggtaaaatgtctcatctCATACGCATATGTGCACCTGTTACCATACTTATTCGTAATGTCATCTATTGACTGTATTCAGATGTAAAAGTAATGAATCTTTTCACAGTAACTCAGATACTGTGAGAAGGCtccctcacctcatatgcacattttgtACCCTTACATACCTATGTTATACTTCTGATCTTGTCCAGCCAGCAGTCTTGCACCCTTTATatatcttgcaaccatactatcagTACACACAGACTTGTATATacgtgttaatttcattgactaaaactatgactaaaactatttgtcgacagcctttatatccatgacaaaaactagactaaaactaacaaaaacatatctgtgatgactaaaattgacaaaaactaagtttagtttttgtcaagatgactaaaactagactaaaatctaatgtagttttagtcagacattcaaaatctgtgatatttctccaccgtaggtaaatctgtcaaaaaaaaaaaaaatccatctgtagctcttccacctctcagctgtagaaagcagggaccccaggtttggcagggtgcagagaacacacaaccatgatttggtaccagatttaggcaagaaaataaatggttggactaaaagtaaagactaaaatgtgaggactttttatggactaaacctagactaaaactaaaaaggatagaaatgtataaaatgtgactaaaactaaaatgcatttcatcaaaagactgaaactaaagctactttcacactgcctctcttttccgtgtctgttacACCTTCGTTTTGCAACGCCATTCAGTATGAAAGCGCAATGGGGGGTCGATCTCATCCCACCTCTGATTCAGAttgagaggtagtatcagagctgTAACAGACTTTTCTGCAACGAGTGTGAAAGGACTTCATGGCATTCCAAAACGGCGAGTGTGCACggctgtctccataaacgggagatttaaaaaccagcgcgGTTTAATCGAGCGGTATTTcatcaaagaaaacaacagagggatgaaacaaagaataatgtggattaactggagagactacgaggttagagagctgatcacactcggtacaggagaggagagagcagacacatccctgctcacagcagcgtctgaatGTGTCTGATCTGCtcaagtgagctcggtactctgaagtttccaaCCCCTGACGTAAATACAtgcgctgtgacactgcttaaaggcctccaactcagaaaaaaagtcagttggatctaatcgatcaaaatgaatgttcatgttattttccccgtatttcatttagaaaatacaaagttttgaaccaagaaatccagagtttcgagtttcattgaaagcagcagctcgggcagcggctgccatctgattacgggaTGCTGGGTTGTGTGCGTAAGCTCGGCCGTGCAcagctctgttacacctttgtgtgaattgctcagAACAGAGAAGGGCATTCCTTTTCGCCTTTACTGTGGAATCTTTGTGTAAAAACGGCTTAAgactaacattaaaaatagctgccaaaattaacactggtataTAAGGGTGGGCGATATATCTAGTGTACTCGATGTATCATGGCTTTTGTCATGCAGGGTGTATATAAAATGACCATATCGCAAACATCAGAGTATAAATtgtgtggaagttttgagccgtcagCGTGCATTTCTTGCTGGAGTatcgcttctcccattgtccctgaacgtatctctcacagcagagagctcactccCCCGCCCATCCTGAAAACTCTCTTCCACGCATGCGTGTTTGTATCAGCggaggagagaggagatagCCTAAACTTTATGAGTacacaaacagagcagcgtggcgaCTTAGCGGCTAGTTAGCAGTATTCAGAGACAGATAATGAGAAACAATGCTGGTCTGTCATCTGCCAGGggttcagctttaaaaaggaaaaggtgACTTccagagtcgtacatgtcagagagaagatggcccagcagcggacaattgtgatccacttctccacaactacagagccttatctcagcctaacagctCAAAACACCGACAACGCGGAGTTAAAAAGTTCCTGCCTCCAAATGAGCGTTTTCctcccatgatcacacaggagagttttTTAAATACGCTCTAAAGAGACTCCCAtgtcatgaacttgtcagaaactgctcCAGCGTTCCtcagcacagataacagactaatataatcacagctgtgagcctgaatggtggactagactgcagggttttagccatcggctgcatgcaggattgcgGAGTTTTGTGAAGGTTTGCTTCATCCTTattgaggaaaataatcattttatgcagcaatagtaaacataacacagaaaacatttcagaactgTCCTTACACTATGAAAGACAGAGTattagtaaaagtaaaagtctgaatgaagtcctttacaaaataaaacactgtgttaaatttgactttatattgactTCATTAAAAATCCGaaagaacagtctattttaatcaccaaactagtgtcatttagggctgaattaaacattatacagccacttagaggacatttcaaagtattgtgatatatatcgtgtatcggaatacagcaaaaatatattgggatataaattttaggccatatcgcccaacTCTACTGGTATATACTAAGAAACAGTAACAAGTTGTTACACATTTGTATTGTCTATGTTAAAATCATACTTCTTCTGATTTAAACAGTGCTATGTAGCTGGAACTTTTTGCACGTTTTGTTGTTGTACAGGTCAAAATGTaggtttgttttaaattgtCCACAGGCTCATATGTGTTCGTATGCAAAGAGTTGTAATGTTTTTGCCATGAATTTTAGATTCAAGTTTTGGTTATAGTACAATTTTGAATGTcacatttaagtttaattttcaaTTAGGTAAATGTAGTCACACCTATGTAGTAATGTGTGAAAATTATGGGTTTTTTTAATATGGGGGGGCTTAAATGTAGGAGACGTCTCATGTTGTCTTTGTAAGCTGCTACTGGATACCTTGCTATTCCCTCTGTAAAGTagatctatctatccatctatccatctatctatctatctatcggttttattttcagtgggtGTGTCGCAGAGTAGGAAAAATCTGTTTGAAACGTGAAGTCGCTGGTGGTGATCCGAGTGGGTCCTTGTGTTACCCATCCACTCACTGAGATTCATTGGTGTGGAGCCACGTATTGTAAAGAGTTACCCTGTCCTCCAGAACTACAAATAAACAACATTCAATACACGTACCCTTATCAGTAAAGGAGGACGGGGAAAAGCAGAACATCTTGCTCACTGAGCAGGACAGGCAGACCCAGAGATGCCGAGGCTATGCTAGGCTAAGTTGTGATGAAAGACAACAGGGGAGACTcagagaaaagcagctaaactGCGAGGGTGCTTGTTGTTAACTATAAGTATGCCTGAACACACAACAGCTATAAAACAGTAGTGACTAGTAGTGACTGATACACAGCTGAGAAAATGTTTGACCATGTACTGACTCAGTGAGCACAACCTCTCAATCGAGAGAGAGGACGCCAAAAGCCAACAGGAGGTGGAAACAGGGCTGCACTTTCTAACCACATGTCCTTTGTacaatcagaatcagctttaccAACAGTAACAGTAACACTGTGACTGTTAGGTGTTCATCAGCATGACAGCCTGTGTTCATATGTCAGGTTGTTTTGGTGTGCCGTGCCCTATAATGCCTGTCAGAAGGGAGGGCAAGGGCATCAGAGACAAGctctttccacttttcaccagcaTAAGCATGAATAGAAGCATCTATACCTGCAGGGTGAAGTGCAACAGTGCAAATGTTGCACCATGTTATGTGAGCTGTTGTGACCAAAAAAGGAGCCTTAAACACCACACCACCACCATGATCAAGACTGTGTGCACATTTTAtagtattttgacatttcaaaccATAATCTTAAAGTCAACCCCAGAATTTTAGATACCAATTATAATACTTTTTCTGTTAATATAATTATAAACTCATACATTGCTCTGTCAATGAAATTGGTTATGTCTTCCATGCATATTTAATTGAagtgaacattttcaaaattgaaaattgtgGTATTATACCTAAAATCCTAAAACCCTAAGATCTACTCGGGTTCTGTGTAAGGCTCATCCAGTAGGCTAGGTAACATGATCCCCGAGCAGGTACACACAGCAGACAACAGCTTTCAGTTTCTCTGCAATGAAAGACTGCATGACAGCTTCTGAAATCCccaaataataatacattttctgCTAGTTTTAAAATCCTCTATTACCCATGTCTTAGCTTTTCATTACGCGTCTGTGTTGCTTCATATATTAAAGCCATGATAACGGGGAATTGAGCCTCCTTTCGCGACTGCAAGACTACAACTTTGCTGCACCACTCAGGTCAATAGAAATAGCCAACACGGCTGATGGATGTGGGAACAGAGAATACGATTTTTTACTCGTGTAGCGTTATTTGTTCAAACTGAACAGACACTATGCTAGCTCACTGGTAGCAGACACAATGCATTTTAGTTATCTTTTTATATCTACTCCCTACTTCAGATACGGGCTCGACGGAGGCATAAACAACACCGACTCGTAGCCACCGAACTTCATCTAAAAAAAACTCCCCCTAGCTTTTCAGAGAAGCTCCTCTTTTAGCTTACCTCCTTCGGTCTGTGCTGACTCAAGCCCTCTGCATCCACGCTCTGCAGAATTGTCTCTTATCCCGCAATACAGTGACGAGGTGCAGTTTGTTGTTGTCCGCATCAGCGGTCTTCACCTTTACCCCACTGAACTGATGTCCCGACATCAAGAAGACATCACTACGCATGCGCGGAAGATTGCCTTTGACCTACATTTTATCAGCACAGTAATAAAGGGGCATTGATAATGAGTTTCTGTGCTAAAGAGAGGCTGAAATGGGGATTGTTATATTGGCTGGGGTTAGCTTTAAGAATTGTGCATACTTTAAACCACATACTGAGGAGCTTTCAAAGACAATAACAGTCAAGGCAGATAAACTAAATCATTCATAAGTGACACAATTGGCATGGCAAATAAAACCCACTGCTGGACGTcatgttttgtgtattttttcccttctggtcttctttttcctcatttttcctttaaacctgttttttttctgtgtttaaccaCATCTCAACACTCGGTActatcaatttttgcaacttttaacctattttgtcacattttacctgtcacattttaccaattttcgccactcttaacagcttttcaccattttcccactcATGCCTGCCTCTTCgtgcctttcttaacccatacTTGCTGTTTTTATACAAtgtttgccccccccccacacacacacctacacacacatagGAGTtgcaaatctgcaaaaaaaagccGCATGACACAAGTGGTACTCCAAATATTTTGCCAAGGTTGGCAGGTCTgcgtttgtgcacatcatgtcTTATCTATTAAGCCTGgttttactttccaaatggtttagtcaatTTCCCCATCCACAATGGGACCATTACCGAGAGGGgtgttttaacaaaagggataaAATTTTTTGAAGGCTCTATTTTActacaacataaataaatgtcatttctttttgtttcttccATAAGAGTGATTGTTATTCAGgctaaaaatgaaatatggtctCACAGAATCTACAACAGACCATGATTTCCCTGACCTCCATAGGTCCCCCATTTCactgggcaccagaaagcttTCCTCTTTACTTCCGCCCCAAAGGGCAGCTTTGAGTGGGACTACTAGAGTTGGTTATGTTAcaattaatctgtttttaatttctacttttttctgcATTGGTATCTGTGACtgtaatacaaaaacaaaatcacactCATGGTCCAGATATTGATCTGGACATTGTCTCTATTGTGGTTTTCTTTGGCACCTGGGCACAATCATAGCCTCACTGCCTCTTGTGTGATATTGCGGAAGTGTTTAACAAAATCCAAGTCccttctgagaaaaaaaactcttgatTATTTCTATATGTGGTTTAAGCTATAATGCAGACTAAAACAGCtgtcatgcaaacattcaaagaCAAAGATTATTGTCTATGAATGAGTTGGAGTGTGAGTCGACTGTATGGCAATTTCTTCCACAAGAAACAcagattcattttttatttttcatcccaACTTATTTTAGCCCAGTTAAACTAAATgtaaaggagaaaaaacacaatcaaGTGCAGtaagacattttattttcaatttgttCATGATTAAAGGCATTTAGTTTGTCCAGTTTTCATAAAGAATCAAGCTACACTTCACAGTGCCCAAGTATACAGTGTAATGCTGTGTGCTTGTGATTACAACACAAATCTCTATGAATTTTATTAAACAGCAATTTAAcatgttcaaatttttttatccaaaaatgCATAGAGTTATCCAGTTGtataaactacaaaataaaaaaagaatcattGAAAGAAATCACAGCAAATTTGATCACTTATTACTCTCTTTCCTGCATTATTATTGTCTCTGATGCAGAATGCCACTTGTTGTACAGACAGTAGCATTTATCTGAGTTAGTAGACATTTCCTGGGTTAATTCAGTCCCTTGAGATTATTGCAGCCATTACATGCCATATTTGTCAATGATTTCCTTTGCAAGTGTAATGTAAGCTGCCATGGCATCTTCCTTGGACATTCCTGAAAGAGTGAATATAAAcaaatgtgactgaaaaaacaaatattctGTTACTGTGTTAATACTAGCAACATGCTCCTAGGTTTATTATGTAGTCTATCCCGTGTCCCAACCATTTAGTACAGTCTAAAGTACTAAAGGTATTTGACCATTTACTAAAGACATCATGCTAGGGTTGTCACGACTATCATTTTTAACTTCAAGAtcaaaatcagctttattggccaagtatgcttacgcaacaaggaatttgattTCAGTCAGCTATGCTCTAAATGTGCAAGAaacaatattacattttttttaaaaaggtaaaaagtatTAATGAATAAAGATTTAGATACAAACAAGCTGTCGTTTGGTATTTTTTCTACAAGTCTGTGTGTATTGTTCGTGTAATTGCAAGATATGCAATGGGTGCAGGAATGCCACATAGAACTGAtcagaagtataaaatatgcaaggatgtgggcaTACTTTGTGAAAAAAGGTGATGAATTAAGATAGTTTACATTTATTAGTACAAATGTGTAAATaaagtgaggcattttacccCAGTTAGCTTTCTTAGAGTATTTGAGTTTAGCAGTAAGAGACAGTAGTATATTTTGCATGAGGCAGGGCTAAGTTTCTTGTGAAATCTATTTTATCtgagactctgtgactgttgtgtgtATATCAGAGTAACAGCCTGGGGGGAAAAACAATATCAATTCTAGATTTTTACAACACATTAACTAAAACAAAGATTGTATGCACCTAATATTTGTTAACTCCTTGCTTTCGgttgcaaaaaatgcaaatgcaaacaaGCCTCTACACACTGACTAAATGCACAAAAAACTGGTGacattttggttttaattttttgtgcaattaagacagtATGTTGGAGTTtgactgcatttttaaatgaattcaTACTTTATTCAAGCAAATGTATTGGGAcataaatgtaatattttaaatctttggtGCTTTTAAACGTTATCTATAATTAAAACAATATTGATTGTATTGTTTAAACATGAGGTatcaaaaagtattgaaaatgtaGAGTACTTTACATTACACCAGGAGAAACGACACCCCtgcatacttttattttattttgacttgAGCAAAATGTCTCATCAACATTATTCAATTAATTCCACATAATAATTTAGTGTTTGATACACTGTAATCACCACATCACTTCCTTTTGTCAAATATACATGAGATCTAAGATTTTATTTGtctactttttttgtttatgaacAAATATCTGttaaaacaaacttcacaaaaaCTTAGTGTTAGTTTTTGCATGCTAACATGCTTGTAACATAACAGTGCCTGTGCTTTAacatcaaaacagaaaataaagtataGAATCCAAAAAGCAAAATTGATAAATAATGTTTGCTCTTGTCAGCAATATTTGCTGTGAACTTTACAATATGTCTGACATCAGTGGACTAAGAGACACCGGAAGGTTGTTGAAGGTATTAATCCAGATTACATTTGAACAAATGTAACAATGAACATAAAACCTTTCTTCATGTGTCTAATATACAGGGtcattattttcacaaaaatccaTGTTATCATTTCACTGACATGTACGTTCACAGCCTCACATAGCACAATCATTGCTGGACACACTTTGTCTTATTTGTACTTTAATGCTTACACTTTAAGTCATTTAAACCCACAAAGTACACTAAGAAAAAACAATCTGTTTAACATCTACATGCATACAAGGTATAGAAAGTATCACCTTTTCTGGAGTTCCAGGCGTCCCATTTAGCTTTTCCTTTTAAGTCTAGCATCCCTGGCCTCtctgcaaaacaacaaaacacagattGAGGGAAATGTTAGGGTTAAAATATTATCTCTAACTTAATTTTTTATTCTGCATCAAGTCATACCTGTGTCAATGTCACCGACAAGTGCCTGTTTATAAAGACCATACAAGTCCAGGAGCTCCTGGTCTGTAGGCCTCGTCTTCACCTTCTTTACATCCTCTGCCAACTTCTCAAACTCAGCCTGCAGGAAACCAatgttttgacacaaaaaataaataaataaaaaaaattcagactattcactgtttttaatcagaaatataACACTTCCCTATTGAGTTTGTTTAAGATAAGCATATTTTTCCTTGTTGCCAAGTGTGGCACATGAATCCAAGGTCTAAGGTCAAGAAAGAGTGTAAAACAATCAGAGAATATGAGAGTGCATATAAATAAGTTACAGATTACACTGATGAATGAGAGATCTGAGCGTAGTATTCTAGTCATGTTGCAGAGCCTGGGTAACCTATTGTTTCACAAGTTAGAGCCAAACAATGGGCTTTTATTCCAGGCTCTAGTGCTTTATGCCTACTTGAATAATCTACTTTGCAAAGGATCTAGGGCATTGCTTTACAGACAGAATACATTAATTTTGAAACTACAAAAATGAGAGCATTTAGAAGAATTCtgattcaataaaaatattttagccaTATCTTTTCAATACACCT
It encodes the following:
- the acbd7 gene encoding acyl-CoA-binding domain-containing protein 7, which gives rise to MSNKAEFEKLAEDVKKVKTRPTDQELLDLYGLYKQALVGDIDTERPGMLDLKGKAKWDAWNSRKGMSKEDAMAAYITLAKEIIDKYGM